From Cellulosimicrobium cellulans, the proteins below share one genomic window:
- a CDS encoding LacI family DNA-binding transcriptional regulator — MRTRLSDLAAQAGVSTATVSRVLNGKPGVASETRQAVLAALDVLGYERPSTLRTRSAGLVGLVVPELTNPVFPAFAQTIESVLSEHGYTPLLCTQSPGGTTEDDYVDMLMDHAVDGIVFVSGLHADTQASHERYERLRSRGIPIVLVNGFAEGIDAPFVSPDDVASVELSVRHLVSLGHRSVGLAIGPDRFVPARRKLASFADSLVRHGLVTDASEAAQHVVVTLYTVEGGQAAGGELIDSGHTAIVCGSDLMALGAIRAARSRGLRVPQDVSVVGYDDSPLIAFTDPPLTTVRQPVNAMAHAAVSALLTEIEGERAPRTELLFQPELIVRDSTGAAPATGSPTA, encoded by the coding sequence GTGCGCACCCGTCTCAGCGATCTCGCCGCCCAGGCCGGCGTCTCCACCGCGACGGTCTCGCGCGTCCTGAACGGGAAGCCCGGCGTCGCGAGCGAGACCCGCCAGGCGGTCCTCGCCGCTCTCGACGTGCTGGGCTACGAACGCCCCTCGACGCTGCGCACCCGCTCGGCCGGCCTCGTCGGCCTCGTCGTCCCGGAGCTGACGAACCCCGTCTTCCCGGCGTTCGCCCAGACCATCGAGTCGGTGCTGTCGGAGCACGGGTACACCCCGCTGCTGTGCACGCAGTCGCCCGGCGGCACGACCGAGGACGACTACGTCGACATGCTCATGGACCACGCGGTCGACGGCATCGTGTTCGTCTCCGGCCTGCACGCCGACACCCAGGCGAGTCACGAGCGCTACGAGCGACTGCGCAGCCGCGGCATCCCGATCGTGCTGGTCAACGGGTTCGCCGAGGGCATCGACGCGCCGTTCGTCTCGCCCGACGACGTCGCGAGCGTCGAGCTGTCGGTGCGCCACCTCGTCTCGCTCGGGCACCGCAGCGTCGGGCTCGCGATCGGTCCCGACCGGTTCGTCCCCGCCCGGCGCAAGCTCGCGAGCTTCGCCGACTCGCTCGTGCGCCACGGCCTCGTGACCGACGCGTCCGAGGCGGCGCAGCACGTCGTCGTCACGCTGTACACCGTCGAGGGCGGGCAGGCGGCGGGCGGCGAGCTCATCGACTCCGGCCACACCGCGATCGTCTGCGGCTCCGACCTCATGGCGCTCGGCGCGATCCGCGCAGCCCGCTCGCGCGGCCTGCGGGTGCCCCAGGACGTCTCGGTCGTGGGCTACGACGACTCGCCGCTCATCGCCTTCACCGACCCGCCGCTCACCACGGTGCGCCAGCCCGTGAACGCGATGGCGCACGCCGCCGTCAGCGCGCTGCTCACCGAGATCGAGGGCGAGCGCGCCCCGCGCACCGAGCTGCTGTTCCAGCCGGAGCTCATCGTCCGCGACTCCACGGGCGCCGCTCCCGCGACGGGTTCGCCCACCGCCTGA
- a CDS encoding glycoside hydrolase family 13 protein, translating to MTRIDSTPTASTAATATAPAPFSTGALVHTGPGEAPEWWRDAVIYQVYPRSFADGDGDGVGDLPGITSKLDHLAELGVDAVWLSPFYRSPQKDAGYDVADYRDVDPLFGTLSDFDELLAQAHARGIRIIVDLVPNHTSDQHAWFQAALAAPEGSVERARYVFREGEGEHGELPPNNWQSIFGGPAWTRVTAGADARPVTGADDETPGQWYLHLFDSTQPDLAWDNPEVRDEFEQVLRFWLDKGVDGFRVDVAHGMIKADGLPDWDGTVSMVEGTEAADPGAPEDGSTGAGNSGPMFDQDGVHEIYRAWHRVLAEYDGDRALVAEAWVEPLSRLARYVRPDEMHQAFNFSFLTTAWSAAPLRTVIAASLRANDEVGAPTTWVLSNHDVVRHASRLGLADPGLRPNGIFAHDAQPDEELGLRRARAASLLMLGLPGSSYLYQGEELGLPEHTALPDDVREDPAFFRTQGAEAGRDGCRIPIPWHADADGFGFGPSGKTWLPQPASYARYAADAQRGVEGSTYETYRTALATRRAERLGSGTLAWVEDFAGSADVVALRNRDVVVLANLGTEPVVLPRGAEVLVASGPVLSDRSADPQVRVPSDTTVWLRAV from the coding sequence ATGACTCGTATCGATTCGACGCCGACCGCCAGCACCGCCGCGACGGCCACCGCGCCCGCGCCCTTCAGCACCGGGGCGCTCGTGCACACCGGCCCGGGCGAGGCGCCCGAGTGGTGGCGCGACGCCGTGATCTACCAGGTCTACCCGCGCTCCTTCGCGGACGGCGACGGCGACGGCGTCGGCGACCTGCCCGGCATCACCTCGAAGCTCGACCACCTCGCCGAGCTCGGGGTCGACGCGGTGTGGCTGAGCCCGTTCTACCGCTCCCCGCAGAAGGACGCCGGCTACGACGTCGCCGACTACCGCGACGTCGACCCGCTGTTCGGCACGCTCTCCGACTTCGACGAGCTGCTCGCGCAGGCCCACGCCCGCGGGATCCGCATCATCGTCGACCTCGTCCCGAACCACACGTCCGACCAGCACGCGTGGTTCCAGGCCGCGCTGGCCGCGCCCGAGGGCTCGGTCGAGCGCGCCCGCTACGTGTTCCGCGAGGGCGAGGGCGAGCACGGCGAGCTGCCCCCGAACAACTGGCAGTCGATCTTCGGCGGCCCCGCGTGGACCCGCGTGACCGCGGGCGCGGACGCCCGTCCCGTCACCGGCGCCGACGACGAGACGCCCGGCCAGTGGTACCTGCACCTGTTCGACTCCACGCAGCCCGACCTCGCGTGGGACAACCCGGAGGTCCGCGACGAGTTCGAGCAGGTCCTGCGCTTCTGGCTCGACAAGGGCGTGGACGGGTTCCGCGTCGACGTCGCGCACGGCATGATCAAGGCCGACGGCCTGCCCGACTGGGACGGCACCGTCTCGATGGTCGAGGGCACCGAGGCCGCCGACCCCGGGGCCCCCGAGGACGGGTCGACGGGCGCCGGCAACTCCGGCCCGATGTTCGACCAGGACGGCGTGCACGAGATCTACCGCGCCTGGCACCGCGTCCTCGCCGAGTACGACGGCGACCGCGCCCTCGTCGCCGAGGCGTGGGTCGAGCCGCTCTCGCGCCTCGCGCGCTACGTCCGCCCGGACGAGATGCACCAGGCGTTCAACTTCTCCTTCCTCACCACCGCGTGGTCCGCTGCGCCGCTGCGCACCGTGATCGCCGCGTCGCTGCGCGCGAACGACGAGGTCGGCGCGCCCACGACGTGGGTACTGTCGAACCACGACGTCGTGCGCCACGCGTCGCGCCTCGGACTCGCCGACCCCGGCCTGCGCCCGAACGGGATCTTCGCGCACGACGCGCAGCCCGACGAGGAGCTCGGCCTGCGCCGCGCGCGCGCCGCGTCGCTGCTCATGCTCGGCCTGCCCGGGTCGTCGTACCTCTACCAGGGCGAGGAGCTCGGCCTGCCCGAGCACACCGCGCTGCCCGACGACGTGCGCGAGGACCCTGCGTTCTTCCGCACCCAGGGCGCCGAGGCGGGCCGCGACGGCTGCCGCATCCCGATCCCCTGGCACGCGGACGCCGACGGGTTCGGATTCGGTCCGTCCGGGAAGACGTGGCTCCCCCAGCCCGCGTCCTACGCGCGCTACGCCGCCGACGCGCAGCGCGGCGTCGAGGGCTCCACCTACGAGACCTACCGCACCGCGCTCGCGACGCGCCGCGCCGAGCGGCTCGGCTCCGGCACGCTCGCGTGGGTGGAGGACTTCGCCGGCTCCGCGGACGTCGTCGCGCTCCGCAACCGTGACGTCGTCGTCCTCGCCAACCTCGGCACGGAGCCCGTCGTGCTGCCGCGCGGCGCGGAGGTCCTCGTCGCGTCGGGCCCGGTCCTCTCGGACCGCTCGGCCGACCCGCAGGTCCGCGTCCCGTCCGACACGACGGTCTGGCTGCGCGCGGTCTGA